The following nucleotide sequence is from Devosia salina.
GAACATTGACCGTGGTCTGCAAACCGATCCGGGCGAAGCCGGTCGATCAGATCAACACCGAAGACGTGTTGTCGATTCTAAGGCCCATTTGGCTGGAGACACCAGAGGTGGGTCGCCGCGTCCGGGTGCGCATTGAGTCGGTGCTCGAATACGCCAAGTCGAAGGAACTGCGGTCGGGCGACAACCCAGCTCGCGGTAAGGGTCACATATTCGACTTGCTGGCCAAACAGTCGGACACAAAGAAGCACCTGGACGCCCTACCCTATGCCGAAATGCCGGATTTCTGGTCCAAGCTGGTAAATCTCGGCGGATCAGGTGGCGCCGCCCTGCGTTTCGCAATCTTGACCGCCGCTAGGCCCGGCGAAGCGCGCGAGGCGCCTTGGTCGGAAATCGACCTAAAAAACAAAGTCTGGACCGTGCCGGCGGAGCGCATGAAAGAAAAACGTCTTCATCGCGTCCCACTGACCGACGAGGCCGTCGCTGTGTTGCAGGCCATCCGACCGGAGAAGCCCAAACCCAACGACTTCATCTTTCTGGGGCAGCGGAAGGGCCGCCCGTTGTCCGATATGACACTTACCAAGGCGCTGCGCCGGCTACACGATACCGCAACCGTCCACGGATTCCGGTCGACGTTCCGAGACTGGGTCGCCGAAGAAACCGACGTCGATGGGATGGTCGCCGAAGCGGCCCTTTCGCATTTGGTCGGCGACGAAACCGAACGGGCGTATCGGCGCGGCGATGCCTTCAAGAAGCGGCGTAAGTTGATGGAGACATGGGCCGCTTACTGCACCGGCCAGAAATAATTCTGCTGACCAGTTTGACCATACTGACCACCGTCCACAAGAGACCTTGTGCCGGTGATGATGCCGGCGCAACCCGGAGGTCGACTTGCTCATTTCCATTAAAGAAGCCGCTCGCATGACCAGCCTTTCCCGCACCGCTATCAACGTGGCGCGTGCCGACGGCCGCTTCCCTGCCGCCGTGCCGCTCGGCGATAAGCGAATTGGCTTTGTGAAGTCCGAAGTCGAAGAGTGGATCGCGGCGCGCATCGCGGCACGGCCCGCCAACGACAACTCTCGGGCACAGGCCGCCTAACCCCCTACCCATAGGACCATCATGAACATTACCAACCTACGGCCTTCGGCCGCGGGCGGATGCCTTGCGACCTTCGACATAGAAGTCGCGCCCGGCCTTCGCCTGACCTCCTGGCAGTTGCGCCGCTCTCGATCGGGCCTGTGGCGAACCTTCTGCCCATCCGCCCGGAACGGAACGCCGGCCGCGATCATCTCGTCCGAGATCCACGACACTATCACCGCTGCCGCTGTGGCCGCATTTGGAGGGCAGGCGCCCAATGACACTTCTCGATAAATACGCCGGCCAGCTAGGCGGCAAGCGCATCGGCAACCGCATCGTCTGCCCCGGTCCTGGCCATAGCCGCGCCGACCGCAGCCTGTCGGTGTATTTCGCCACAGACGGCAGCTTCACCACCCACTCATTTGCCGGCGACGATTTTGCTGCATGCCGGGACCACGTGAAAGCCGTTCTCGGCTTGGACGATCGCGAACCGCAGCCGCTGCCGCTGGAACCCGTCCGGCCGCTCGACAAGCGCGCGCAGAGCGCCAAGGCCATGCGCATATGGTCCGAAGCCGTGCCAATCGCCGGAACGCTGGCCGAAGCCTATCTCGCCAGCCGCGGCCTGGCCTATGACGGCGACGCGCTTCGCTTCCACCCGTCATGCCCCTTTGGCAAGGACCGGCATCCGGCCATGCTCGGTCTCATGACCGACATCCTCACCAACGAGCCCACCGGCATCCACCGGACCGCATTGCTAGCCGATGGCAGCGGCAAGGCTGCGCCCGGAAAGCAAATGATGGGCCGCGCCAAATACGCCGTGGTACGGCTGTCACCGGACGAAACCGTGACGCATGGCCTTGCCGTCGCCGAAGGCATAGAGACCGCCTTGGCGGCGCTATTCCGACCGATCTGGGCCTGCCTCTCGGCCGGCACGATGTCTGCGTTCCCAGCCCTGTCCGGTATCGAGTCTGTTACCATTTTTGCGGACCACGACCCTGCAGGCGTCAAGGCGGCAAATGACTGCGGCAAGCGCTGGCACGAAGCCGGGCGCGAGGTGCATATGGTCATGCCTGCGCAGGCAGGCAGCGATATGGCGGAGGTGATCAATGCCGCCGCTTAAGCGCATCGTGAACACCCCCGAAAAGCCGTTCGAGCCGCTTGTGGCTGCGAATGATAACGGCGGCAACACCCCAGCCATCGCTATGGTGCCGGCACTGGATTTTGATGAGACCGAGATCCCGCTACGGCAATGGATCATCCCTGGACTGCTCATCAGGCGCCATCTTTCGGTACTGGTGGCCCCACCGGGCGCCGGAAAGTCGTTGCTTACATTACAGCTGGCGCTGGCAACCGCACGCGGTGAAGAGTGGGGCGGTTTCGTGCCGCGCTATCCAAGCCGAGTCTTGGTCGTCAACTCAGAGGACGATGTGGATGAAATGCGGCGCCGACTGGCTGCGAGCGTTCGATCCATGGGCATCAACAAGGGCGACATTGCAGATCGGATTTTTCTGGCTGATGATCCCTCATCAATTGTAGTGGCACGAACGGACCCAAAGTCGAAAACGGTGACACGTATGCCGCTGGTCGACGAGCTCATTGCGGCCGTGCGGCAGCAGCGCATCGACGTTCTGGTCGTGGACCCATTCGCGGAAACCTTCGAAGGTGACGAGAACAGCAACAGCGAGGTCAAATGGGCTGCGGCAATCTGGCGTGAAGTCGCTCGTCAAACTGACTGCGCCGTCTTGCTGGTGCACCACGTTAGCAAGGCTGGTTCGTCCTCGCCCGGCGACATGAATGCTGCTCGAGGCGGCGGTGCCCTTGTGGGTGTTGCGCGCTCGGTCTCCACGCTGTTCGCCATGTCCGAAGGCGACGCAAAGGTCATGGGGGTTGAGGATCGCGAGCGGCATATGTTTGTTCGGTTCGATGACGCCAAAGCCAACCTGACGCTGGTTACTGGACAGGCCAAGTGGTTCCGCAAGGAGACGGTCCGCCTCAACAACGGCACGGCCACTCAACACGGTGATGACGTTGGCGTGCTCCACCCATGGCAGCCCCCTTCAGTCATGGAGGGCCTGACCATTGCCACCATCAATCTCATCCTGGACGACTTGTCGGCCGGCTTTGTGGATGAGCATGGCGAGGTCACCGGCGTGCCGTGTTCCTACACTGACACGAAGCGAGGCCCACGATGGGGTGGCCATGTCGTAATTCGCCATTGCGAAATGGAGCCCGCGAGAGCGGCGAAGGTGCTCAAGACGTGGAAGGATAACGGCGTCATTGATGAGGTCACCTTCTACGACGAAGCCGACCGAAAGGACAAAAAGGGCATCCGCGTCATCGAGGCGAACCGGCCCGGAAAGTCCATGAACTGATCTGCTCCACCACCAAATTTTGGTGGAGCACTGGTGGAGCAAATCGAGCCGGCAAACGGTCTGCTCCACCACCAATTTCGCCTATAGTAAAAAGTGGTGGTGGAGCACACTCCACCCACCGACTTGCTCCGGTGGAGCATCGGTGGCGCGCACCGACTTTTTCCTGGCGGCGATCAAGGCGAACATCCGAGGATGAACGGGAGGAAACTCATGACCACCAAACGCGCCGCCAATCCCGCGGCAACCACCGACCGCCCGTTCCGAGGCCGCCGCATGACATGGCAGGAGTTCTGGCAGCTGCGCCCGGATCGCCGGCCGGCGAATGACAATCCTGCCAGCCTGGCCAAGACGCATAGCAAAAACAAAAGGGACACCCGAGGGTGCCCCTTCTATTCGGGAACAGGTCCCTAGAGCAATCTAGACCAATAGATGAGCACCGAAGCCAGACCGGGGTGAATCATCAACCCCAACTCGACCCGATACCACTTAGTGGCACCAGACTGCCCGGCTTCGAGACGGCAGAAGCGAACATGTCGCGCTCCCTTCTCGTAGTGCGCGAGGGTCCCTTCCGGTAGCCGCCATCGCACATTAGGCCAGGTCGAAGGGCACGTGTTTTCCGCCTTGGGTCTGCCCTTCAGTACACCGCGCGGCTATTCCGTTGGCCGTCGTGCGGCCATAAAAATGAAATGGGTGAACCTTCTGCGCATTTCAAGAGGCCCCGGAGGGGGTATGTCAGCTTCCCTGAACACCGGTTTCCACGACCGCCGCGGTAAGCATTATTGTTCGCAACCAAAATCGGAAATTCGGCCCCGCCCGATTTGACCAGCGCCAGCCAGCGCCACAAGAGACGGTTGCCACCATGAATTCGTGGTGGGTCGACACATATATTCGAGCCAGAAGCGGCCGAAGAGCCGCCGGCAATTCTTGAGGACACCCGATGCAATCGCTGCTTTCCGCGGTCGTGGCTGGCCGCCATGATGACTTAGGACCCTACCGATCGGCTCTTGCCTGGTTTGCCCATGCCATTGAGATAGACCCCACCCCACTCGGCGCCGCCAACGATAACACCACCACGCCTAAAGTCCGGGACACCAAGCTCGCGGATGACGGTGGCTACGCGCGTGAACTTCTCCGAGCGCTGCCGGAGCCAGATGGGCATGATCAGGAGGGCTTCCCAATATGGACCCCGCCCCTGCCACCCATCAGCGAGTGGGGCAAACTCAAGTTCGCCACCCGCGCCTATCAGGACGTCCAGTTTGTCATGGTCAAAGGCGAGCTGGAGGCCAGGAACTTTCGCGTTCCGAAAGGAGCACTGACGCATGTCTGGGGCAGGAAACTTGAGCAAGAAACCGGTCGAACGCGGCAATCGGAAGCCGAATTCGAAGTGAAGGCGCGCCAAACCACGCTGGACTGGCTGTGTCAGATGCTGGGCGCCATTCCGTCCGGCAATCCGAAGAAATCGATGCGCCGCCGCCCCAAGCAACCACCGATCGACCGCCAGGCCTTTGCCCATTTGAGAGGTGGCACACTGGCAGAGGCGCGCGCAGCGGTCGGACTTCCGCATGCCGATCCACTTCCTGCCGGCTTGCCTTATGGCCCCCAGCCAGAACGGCTTTTCTCTGGGCTGCTCGCTGGTCGAGGAAGCCGAGTGGATGGCATGGGTGAATCCAGTCGCGTGCGCCGCAGCGACCCGGAAACCTATACAGTCGAGGAAGCCGCTCTGGACCGCATAACGGTCGATCAGTTCCAAGCCACCGAACCCGACCACTTCAACATATTGATGGGCGCCGCGGCCGTACGGTCCATGAGCGCTCTAGTTCCGGCGAATGACAACAAAATGGGTAAGCGCCGGCTGACGGCCGCGGCGCTGGCGTTGCAGGAATTTCTAGCGGCGTAGCCCAAAAACCGAGATCAGCCGCCCAATAGAGAATGAAGGGATGTCCTCCCTGCACTTTAGCCCAGCCAAGCGCTGGGCTTCTTTTTGTCCACCACCCTGAAAAACTGAAAATCTAGGAGGCCACCCGTGCCAACTATCACCGCCGCCTTGGCCGCCTTCGAGCGCCATCTCGGCTTCCCACAATCCCGGAGCCGCACGATTGCTCGTCGTCTGCAAGAGGCCGGCATTCTTCCGCTTGGCTCGTCCGGCTCAAAACCTGAGATCAATGACGACGGCTTTATCGCTCTGTTCCTGGCCTTGGCCGGCGACACGACGCTTCACGAGGCCGCACCGCGTGTTGATCGCCTGTTTGCGATGACCCCAGGCGGTGCATCGCTCGAAGGCGCGCCAGCATCCATCCCTACGGCCCGCCGCTCCCTGCTGGACCTGATCGAAACAGCGCTGGTCGACGAAGACCTGCCCACGGCGATCGAAGTCGTCAGCAATTTCGATGAACTCGCGATCACATGGCCCGGTGAAATCGTCGAGCGCTTCCAACCGACTGGAGCGATCGCCGGACATTGGCAGGTCACCTCGCACCGGCGCGCCTGCATTGTCACCGGCTCGGCCTTCGCTAAGGCCATCCGCGCAACATTCTCGAGGATCTGACATGGCCCTGATGAAGAAGCAGGCACCGTTCGAAGCGCCGACAATGGCGGAAACCGACACCGACTACGCCGCCCGCGTTGAGCGACTAGGGACCCTCAACGCTGCACTTTCTAGCCTTCGCCAGGAGCAGCGCCGCATCGAACGTGAACTGGCAGACACCCCAGCACCGGCTGTCCGGCCATCCGTCGCGGCCCTGTTGGGCGATGAAACCGTCGACGCTCGCACTGCCCTGCGATCGCGCCTGGCCGAGGTCAACAGGTCGATTTCAGACCATGATGCGGCGGTTACCCTGCAAAAGGCCCGCGTCGAGGAAGCCCGCGGCCGGGCATCTCTGGCGGTGTGCGAGGCCGTGAAAGCTGAATACGGCATGCGCGTTGCAGCGATGGTCACGGCCCTCGAAGCAGCCCATGAAGCTCGCCTCGATCTCCGCCGACTGGTGGATGACCTCGAGGCCGATGGCGTGTCCTGGACGCGGCTTGGTGTCTTTGAACCTGTTTGGCTGGGCGACGCTCGCGACGGTCATGTTCAGCGGATTGCTCGAGAAGCGAAGGCGGCTGGTTATGTCTAAAAACGAGATGAACACCGACATTGCGGATGATCAGACAAAACGGCGCCCCGGTTGGTCGTGGCTGAAACTACCTGGCCAGGCAGCAAGGTACTGCCGTTCTGATCCATACGAAGTGGCGAAGGAGCTACGCGAGAACATCGCCAAGAGAAAACGGGGGCGTAGCATTGGCCGCAATTAGTGGGTATGCCGCACGATTTAACAGCGATGCCGTCATTGGCGACTATTTCGTGGAGCGCCTGCACCCCAAGTGCTTTGACAGCGCGTTGAAGGAGAAAGCGGACGTTCGCTGTCTGCTGGACCATGACACGGGGCGCGTGTTGGGAAGGACCAAATCAGGCACGCTCAAGCTGCGAGTCGACCGCATTGGACTGTATTTCAATGTCGACATCGATGATACCACTCCAGATGGCCAGACCGCTCTCGGCCTGGTGGGTCGTGGAGACCTTTCGGGGTGCTCATTTGGGTTTCGTGTGAAGTCCCAGGAGTGGGATGAGTCTGGCGACATGCCAGTGCGCACCATCCTCGACCTTGACCTCTACGAAGTCAGCATTGTGGCATTCCCTGCCTATGACGACACCGTCGCGGCGTTGGTCCAGGAAGCGGGAAACCGGAGCGCGTCGGTCGCGCGTGCCAAGGCGGCAATGCGCCGCCGGGGCATTGCGGTATGATTGTCGTGGAATGCTACCGCTTGATCGGCATGGACGGTGGCACTGTTGAGCGCGACTTCATGTGGCAGGAAACATTGTACCGCGCCGGCAACACCCAACCAGTGCCGCCAGACGATGGCGAGTATGAACTGCAGGTTGAGACCTATGGCGATGTGTACCTTGCTGTTGGCAAGTCCCCTGATGCCTCCACGGAGCCGCGCGAATTGATTGTTTCGCGGGACACCGCACTGCTCCCTGCCGATGCTGGCGACCGCTTGGCGTGGCGCAAGGCTTAGGGAGGGGTGGGTCAGCTTCGGAAAGAACTGATTTTCCCACACCGCGCGCCCCCTAACGTGCGCAAGAACCCAATTCAAAATATGAGGGTCAAATGGCACGGCCACGCAAACCCACCCACATGCTGCGTCTGTCTGGCCAACTGGACAGGCGGCCGGCGCGCTATGCTGACCGCCGGAATGAACCGGCTATCACTGATCCGATTGGCTCGGCGCCGGACAATCTGTCACCGGCAGAGACGGCCGTTTGGGGCGAGCTGTCCGGCTATGGCGTCTGGCTGACGGCCGGAGACCGGCTCATTTTGGAAATCGCCGTTCGGCTGTTTCACCAGTTCCGGACCGGTGATGGACGGAATGCTTCAAAGCTTATCACGGCACTGTCGAAGCTCGGATTTAGCCCAACGGATCGGAGCAAGGTCGGCGCGCCCGGTAGCCGGGATGAGCCGGTAGATCCGTTCGCAGAGTTTGGGTAGTAAAACCGTCTCATGGTCATTGTTTGGAACCCAACCTACGTCCCAAGGGTTGAAACATGGCTGACCAAACACAAATTTATGTACGGAGAACTCTCCGTACATAAAAATTTTACCGCTTGTCAAGCATTCTGTTGACCGATAACGCTGAGCGCAAAAGAGCTGAATTTGACAGACTCGGACAGGGCCATGGATCTGCAGAAGATCATCGAAGACACGATCACAAAGGATTTTGACAACATCAAGATTCTTAGCGTCAATGTCGCTCGTGATGTCGACTTTGAAGGCGATGAGGTTCTGAAGATCGAAGTAGTCTTTGAAGGCACGCGCAAAGACATCGACGCACGCAAAGTATCGGGAGCAGTTCGGCATGTGCGCCCCCATCTGAGCGCGATCGGCGAGATGGCGTTCCCTCTTTTGTCTTTTGTCGCAAACAGCGATCGAGGGCGTACGGAACTTGCTCCCGCATGATCTGATAAAGACGGCCCGCTGTTTGGCAGAGAATGGCTCGGGCAAGCCGAGGCAAACTAACCTTCATCGCGCGACGAGCACCGCCTACTACGCAATGTTCCATGCGTTGGCGCGATGCTGTGCAGATCTATTGGTTGGTGGGACTGGTGCAGAGCGAAGCAGCTCCGCTTGGAAACAAGTCTATCGCTCTTTAAGTCATGGCCCCGCCAAAAAAGCCTGCGAGTCAAAAACTCTAGAGAAATTTCCTCAAGAGATTCAAGATTTTGCCTACATGTTCAGGCAAATGCAGCTGAAGCGGCATACTGCAGATTACGACCCGACAGCCAGGACGCACAAGTCGACCGTACTCGTCGACATCGACGCCGTCGAAGCAGCTATCAAAGACTTTGCGGCGGTGGCCATTAAGGATCGCCGTGCATTTGCTGCATTTGTGCTTTTCCCCGAGAGGAGTGCTTAACGCAATCTTAACGCTTGCTCGCTATTCGGATATTGGAGTAGGGTGACGCCCATCGCCGACTTATCTACCGTCTAGGTGGCCAACCGATTACGACGGATATGAACGGCAGTGTTCGCGAACGAACTCCCAACGTCCAAAACGGTAACGCATGTAAGAGCATACGTGTACCGACTTAGGCCAGTGGCAAACAACCATCTGTCACTCCTTGATTGGCAAGTTGAAGCTTGCTGCTCGCGGATTGCGCCATTGCGGTCCGCACTTGGAGTGCTTTGACGCGATGGACAGTTGGATGACGATGGGCATCGGCCAATAAATACAGTCGATGCTCTAATTCTGCAACTAAAGATCTGCCGCCCACACAAAAAACCCGCCCTCGCCGGCGGGTTTTTCATTTTCCGGAGACAACATGACCACTCCCCAACCGCCGGCTCCGGCCGCGGAACGCCAACTCGCGCCCGAAGAAATCGCCGCCGACCGCATCCTGGCAGAAACTGTCGCCTTCCTGGTGGCTGCGTCTGGTCGGGTAGAAGTCGCAGCAATGTTGCGCTCGATGGCTGCCCACCTCGAGGCGCCTGGTGGCCGATAAAATCCAAACGCTGCTGGTGAGCCTCGAAGCTCGCATCTCGCAATATGACGCAACCATGCGCAAGGCGATGCAGCAAACCGACAGGTCGGCGAAGACGATTGAGAGCCGCTTTGCTAGAATGAACAAGAGCGTGGTCTCGTCGTTCGGGGCCATGGCCAAGGGACTCGCAGGCCCGCTTGTCGCCCTTGGCGTGGGTGGCCTGATCAGCCAGGTCGGACAGGTGGCGTCCGCCGTCGCCAGTGTGGGTGATGAGGCTAAGCGCGCCGGCGTCGGTATCGAGGCCTTCCAAGAACTAGGCTACGTCGCGCGGCAGAATCGCATTGGTATGGACGCCCTAACGGACGGCCTCAAGGAGCTGTCCCTGCGTGCCGACGAGTTTATCGTCACCAGCGCTGGGCCGGCCGCCGAGGCATTCCAGCGTCTCGGCTTCACCGCGGAAGAACTCAAGGCAAAGCTTCAAGACCCATCGGCCCTGTTCTCCGAAATCATTGGCAAACTTGGCCGGCTCGACCAGGCAGCCCAAATCCGGATTGCCGACGAGATTTTCGGAGGCACCGGCGGCGAAAAGTTTGTGCAGCTCATTGAGCAGGGCGAGGACGGCATTCGCGACACGATCAAGCAGGCTCGCGATTTGGGCGTCGTGATGTCGGAAGACCTCGTCGACAATGCTGCCGAGCTAGACCGAAAATTCCAAGCCGTGTCTGAAACCGTCGGCACGGCGCTGAAGGGCGCCGTCGTCGAGGCCGCCACGGCTATGTCGAACTTCCTGACTGGATTCCAGGAGTTCATTGATTATCCCAACACCCTCAAGGCCGGCGCCAACCAATCATTTTTCGACCAGATGACGCCCGACCAGCGAAACCAGTTCCGGCTGGACGTGCAGCTCAGCGGCATCCGCAAGCCTGCCGACGTCTACGCGGCTTTCGGCCTCAACCCCGACGGCACGTTCAAGATCGAGCCGCCGGAAGTGCCCGCG
It contains:
- a CDS encoding AAA family ATPase, which gives rise to MPPLKRIVNTPEKPFEPLVAANDNGGNTPAIAMVPALDFDETEIPLRQWIIPGLLIRRHLSVLVAPPGAGKSLLTLQLALATARGEEWGGFVPRYPSRVLVVNSEDDVDEMRRRLAASVRSMGINKGDIADRIFLADDPSSIVVARTDPKSKTVTRMPLVDELIAAVRQQRIDVLVVDPFAETFEGDENSNSEVKWAAAIWREVARQTDCAVLLVHHVSKAGSSSPGDMNAARGGGALVGVARSVSTLFAMSEGDAKVMGVEDRERHMFVRFDDAKANLTLVTGQAKWFRKETVRLNNGTATQHGDDVGVLHPWQPPSVMEGLTIATINLILDDLSAGFVDEHGEVTGVPCSYTDTKRGPRWGGHVVIRHCEMEPARAAKVLKTWKDNGVIDEVTFYDEADRKDKKGIRVIEANRPGKSMN
- a CDS encoding DUF7146 domain-containing protein, translated to MTLLDKYAGQLGGKRIGNRIVCPGPGHSRADRSLSVYFATDGSFTTHSFAGDDFAACRDHVKAVLGLDDREPQPLPLEPVRPLDKRAQSAKAMRIWSEAVPIAGTLAEAYLASRGLAYDGDALRFHPSCPFGKDRHPAMLGLMTDILTNEPTGIHRTALLADGSGKAAPGKQMMGRAKYAVVRLSPDETVTHGLAVAEGIETALAALFRPIWACLSAGTMSAFPALSGIESVTIFADHDPAGVKAANDCGKRWHEAGREVHMVMPAQAGSDMAEVINAAA
- a CDS encoding phage tail tape measure protein, which encodes MADKIQTLLVSLEARISQYDATMRKAMQQTDRSAKTIESRFARMNKSVVSSFGAMAKGLAGPLVALGVGGLISQVGQVASAVASVGDEAKRAGVGIEAFQELGYVARQNRIGMDALTDGLKELSLRADEFIVTSAGPAAEAFQRLGFTAEELKAKLQDPSALFSEIIGKLGRLDQAAQIRIADEIFGGTGGEKFVQLIEQGEDGIRDTIKQARDLGVVMSEDLVDNAAELDRKFQAVSETVGTALKGAVVEAATAMSNFLTGFQEFIDYPNTLKAGANQSFFDQMTPDQRNQFRLDVQLSGIRKPADVYAAFGLNPDGTFKIEPPEVPASPKTSGTTSAGSRDNFADAVAGMRERIDALKAETAVMRELGPMVGEFTDALPLGEAA
- a CDS encoding HK97 family phage prohead protease, producing the protein MAAISGYAARFNSDAVIGDYFVERLHPKCFDSALKEKADVRCLLDHDTGRVLGRTKSGTLKLRVDRIGLYFNVDIDDTTPDGQTALGLVGRGDLSGCSFGFRVKSQEWDESGDMPVRTILDLDLYEVSIVAFPAYDDTVAALVQEAGNRSASVARAKAAMRRRGIAV
- a CDS encoding helix-turn-helix transcriptional regulator, which codes for MLISIKEAARMTSLSRTAINVARADGRFPAAVPLGDKRIGFVKSEVEEWIAARIAARPANDNSRAQAA
- a CDS encoding tyrosine-type recombinase/integrase, with protein sequence MAGKHRLKVTQLTTKAPGMLSDGDGLYLRTTKTKAGNLARSWVFVFHQHGRRREIGLGAYGSGAAPVSLALARQKADQVRDQLANRLDPIAEKRKAAGIPTFGAVADEFFEAKKPGWSNANHVRQWERTLTVVCKPIRAKPVDQINTEDVLSILRPIWLETPEVGRRVRVRIESVLEYAKSKELRSGDNPARGKGHIFDLLAKQSDTKKHLDALPYAEMPDFWSKLVNLGGSGGAALRFAILTAARPGEAREAPWSEIDLKNKVWTVPAERMKEKRLHRVPLTDEAVAVLQAIRPEKPKPNDFIFLGQRKGRPLSDMTLTKALRRLHDTATVHGFRSTFRDWVAEETDVDGMVAEAALSHLVGDETERAYRRGDAFKKRRKLMETWAAYCTGQK